One genomic segment of Hordeum vulgare subsp. vulgare chromosome 2H, MorexV3_pseudomolecules_assembly, whole genome shotgun sequence includes these proteins:
- the LOC123428510 gene encoding protein ROH1-like, which produces MPATDSSASPAHHHTSFGRHILSLRHRDHGGQIRPAPPTPDHPNANANPSHPADSEVDAFQRHAADLLLDLLPCSPDAAPAPAADADAKASTGPPEILSIAWTRHLLDSFFICLEEFRSALLGQGPAALARPPLDRLVADFFDRAVKVLDLCNALRDGLDQLRQWRKHLAIAAAALAPHPAAPLGEGQIRRARKALTDLTILMLDDKDAGGGGGQRNRSFGRALNGAKDAAGGQSRGHHRRSSSGSGSGSGGSHFRSLSWSVSRSWSASRQLQAIGGNLPVPRANDVAATGGLASAVYTMGAVLFVTAWALVAAIPCQDRGLQAHFAVPRSFPWAGPVTTLYERVLEESKKKDRKHSCGLLKEIHLIERWSRQLMEITDAAQFPLDKEKDAEVREAAQELVQVCDTLKDGLDPLERQVREMFHRIVRTRTEILDCLSRPNTAE; this is translated from the coding sequence ATGCCGGCCACCGACTCCTCGGCCTCGCCGGCGCACCACCACACCTCCTTCGGCCGCCACATCCTCTCGCTGCGCCACCGCGACCACGGCGGCCAgatccgccccgccccgcccacgCCCGACCACCCCAACGCCAACGCCAACCCCTCCCACCCCGCCGACAGCGAGGTCGACGCCTTCCAGCGCCACGCCGCCGACCTCCTCCTCGACCTGCTCCCCTGCTCCCCCgacgccgcccccgcccccgccgccgacgccgacgccaAGGCCTCCACCGGCCCGCCCGAGATCCTCTCGATAGCGTGGACCCGCCACCTTCTCGACTCCTTCTTCATCTGCCTCGAGGAGTTCCGCTCCGCGCTCCTCGGCCAGGGCCCCGCCGCCCTCGCCCGCCCCCCGCTCGACCGCCTCGTCGCCGACTTCTTCGACCGCGCAGTCAAGGTGCTCGACCTCTGCAACGCGCTGCGCGACGGCCTCGACCAGCTCCGCCAGTGGCGCAAGCAcctcgccatcgccgccgccgcgctCGCCCCCCACCCCGCCGCGCCGCTCGGGGAGGGCCAGATCCGCCGCGCGCGCAAGGCGCTCACCGACCTCACCATCCTCATGCTCGACGACAAGGAcgcaggcggcggcggggggcagcgGAACCGCTCCTTCGGCCGAGCCCTCAACGGCGCCAAGGACGCCGCCGGGGGACAGAGCCGGGGGCACCACCGCCGCAGCAGCAGcggctccggctccggctccggcgGCTCCCACTTCAGGTCCCTGTCCTGGAGCGTGTCCCGCTCCTGGTCCGCCTCGCGCCAGCTGCAGGCCATCGGGGGCAACCTGCCGGTGCCCCGCGCCAACGACGTCGCCGCCACAGGCGGCCTCGCCTCCGCGGTGTATACCATGGGCGCCGTGCTCTTCGTCACCGCGTGGGCGCTCGTCGCCGCCATCCCCTGCCAGGACCGCGGCCTCCAGGCGCACTTCGCCGTGCCCAGGAGCTTCCCCTGGGCCGGCCCGGTCACCACGCTCTACGAGCGCGTCCTCGAGGAGTCCAAGAAGAAGGACCGCAAGCACTCATGCGGGCTGCTCAAGGAGATACACCTCATCGAGCGGTGGTCGCGGCAGCTCATGGAGATCACCGACGCCGCGCAGTTCCCCCTGGACAAGGAGAAGGACGCCGAGGTGCGGGAGGCCGCGCAGGAGCTGGTGCAGGTGTGCGACACGCTCAAGGACGGGCTCGACCCGCTCGAGCGTCAGGTGCGCGAGATGTTCCACCGCATCGTGCGCACCAGGACGGAGATCCTCGACTGCTTGAGTAGGCCCAACACCGCCGAGTAG